One Melospiza melodia melodia isolate bMelMel2 chromosome 1, bMelMel2.pri, whole genome shotgun sequence genomic window carries:
- the ACBD7 gene encoding acyl-CoA-binding domain-containing protein 7 → MTLQADFDGAAEDVKKLKTRPTDEELKELYGFYKQATVGDINIECPGMLDLKGKAKWEAWNLKKGLSKEDAMNAYISKARAMVEKYGI, encoded by the exons GCTGACTTTGATGGTGCTGCAGAAgatgtaaaaaaattaaaaacaagacCAACTGATGAAGAACTGAAGGAACTGTATGGATTCTACAAACAGGCTACTGTTGGAGATATTAATATTG AATGTCCGGGAATGCTAGATTTGAAAGGCAAAGCCAAATGGGAGGCATGGAACCTGAAAAAAG GTTTATCAAAGGAGGATGCCATGAATGCCTATATCTCTAAAGCAAGAGCAATGGTAGAAAAATATGGGATCTAG